The DNA sequence TCTTTGCAAAGACAGCATTTTGTCCACAAGCATTCAGTTCCATATAAAGTTTCTGTATAGCGTTCTCCCCCTATCTTCGCTTCGGAAACATGCGGTGCAATTTGTTATTGCGGTTCAGCAGGATAGATATCGCGCTGCTCATTGAACTCACTCATAACGCTCTGGAGCATTTGAGTAACTGATTTATTGCAACGGCCGTAATTGCCGGACAGTCTTTATTACTTGCCTGCAGTTACACATAACGTGTCTCCTTGTCACCAAGTATAAAGAACGTGATTTTTTATTTCACCGAGAACAACGGTGACTCCAACAACATACCTTGTATAACGCTaaatataggggggggggggggggggaggcggttgAGTTACTTGCAACGTGTCCACTTAGCCTGCGAACATTTAAGTTTGGAAACGCATTCAACttactacactcttaaacaaatgtacaggCTTTGgctcgtatcttgccacacagcgataatggtcatctgtcgtgcttgcgtttcctttcttgaaaacgctgcgttagctactttcctgtcgagaatgctcggTCATGCTAATAACGTGCATGCCTTCCGTGATTTGGAAGTACCACGCGCGCAGCGTTAAAGGCAGGAAATTCTGACAatacagatgattattgttgtgcaCCAAGATAAGATCCAAAGGGTGTAATGTTGTCTAAGAGTGTATACCGCTGAATTCGGTCGATATTGAACTCATTGTCAGTTTGTTTACAATTGCATGAAATACATTTTTGATAGCCGCTGTGTGACGTTGCGCATCATTTCAATAAGCATTTCTGCACAAAGGCTGTACTTAATCTCCGCAGATGAAACATTGATCGTACATTACACACAACACGCATATATGCCTGAATGAAAATGAAACTGCATGTTTTGCATAGGTCTCCAAGACGACTGGGAAAGCCAAGTACGCGCTTCGTAGAACGTATCGAAATAGGGAGTGAACAAGTATTATAAGTGCTCAGTAAATATTTTTCAAGCACATAACTAACCAACACATTAAGAACGTTAGATATGCGTTAATGATAGCCATGGCGTTATTGACTTTTTCAAAATATGAAATCGCTGCACTTCTTTGCTCCGTCCCCACCAGGAGTTTCATATAAAGCTTCTAAACGAGCTAGTCAGAAAGATCTAGCAATATTCAATAATTTCCAAACAACCAACGCAACTAAAGCTTTGCCTCAAATCACCCCTAAAATGTATCCTCTTTTCTCAAGATCTAAACTTCAGGAATTATCTGTATTTCTGAGAAAATTGTGTAGCAGGCATTAAAGGTGTTGGACAGCTTCGCTGAAAAACTAGTTCGACTCTGCTCTACAACTACTCTGCTCTAAACTAGTTCGGCGCTGCTTCTACACGAGGTCGTGCGGTTGGATCGGGCCAGTAAAAGACATACCGAACCACCTCATAGGATCCCATGGCACCTCGTTTTATCCCATTGACAGTAAGTCAGTATACCAAGAAAGAAAGTGCCAAGTGTGTTCCAACGTAATAACCACACGTGATTACTTGCGCGCAATGTCGCCGTAACATCAACatgaaaacttgcctttctagtgTGGAGATAGCCGTAAGGTAGTATCGTGCACAGGTGCCAGTCAGAATACGGAAGCGTGATGCGTTCACTTCATCCTTTAGACAGAAAGCAGTCAGTGATATTGTCACGTgctagtgacggtgaataataaaGCTGCAAAGCTGTGAATGACGCAACTAACTTTTTATTGCTCGAACTTGTTcacacaaaagcaagttacactcaaagcacagtaaTAGCGACGAACGCGGTCGGCAGTCGTCGAAaactgatctgccggtcaagcccGTCTGCTTCTATACGCgagtcgtcgaaagttccagagtaatctgtggtgcccgcgtgtcctccagaaagttctgcaaaattcgcgtcgcacatgcaatcagatcacacaaACTTTGGTGACCgcagaaacatcgataacattcgagaaacttccgatacatgcgggcgcgtcccgcgctgagcgataccATTTGTATggcggtgaaaagcgctcacccgtaaaagataaacaagtccacgtgtcaatatactgCAGCACTGACGGCGAAAGAAAAATTACTTATAATCCCACGCATAGACTAAACATATGGTAACGCGCAAAAGACATGTGAGGAAATGTTTGGATGTTTCGTGTTCTCCTGCTAGGACTCGCTAACCTTTAGTTAGGAATCACTAAGCATCAGGAGCACACTGATGCATACCCCCTAAGCTCCAGGCTTAATATAGCCCAATTGTGATATGAACCCACTTAACTATAGTTGTAGTGAAATACCATCTCGCATCTTAGGTGCAAAGGACGACACATCGGCGCAATGAGAATGAGTAAAGGCCGCACACTCACGGCACGGCACATAAGAAAGGATGTAACAGCTCGTAAAACCaatcaatattatttttcttgGTTTTTCTTCCCGGGCGGTACATTGGGGAAGAACAGGGCGGTCATTGTAACCTACCGCTTGAAAAATATCAATCAACGAATAACGGGTTTGATCTCGGTGAGTGCATGCGCTCTGGAACACAATCGGTCATCTAGCATAACTTCTATTAGTGTTATGCTTGACAGATGGACACATTTTAAGCTATTTCATTACAGTTTGCGGATAAAAAAAAGTACTTACGTTTAGGCATGGTAGTATGATACGATGATATGTATAGTATGATACGACATGAAAGTATGATAATAAGTTATCCTAGAATTATAGTAAAGCTCGTTGCTGAATGCAAATTAACCATAAATTCCGCATGCTCGAATGCACAGTACTCACGGCGcgtggaaaaaaagaacacctaaGAAAGCGTTATCTTCCTTAAAACTAAATATACCATTGTAGAGTGTTTTGGAGCTAAACATTGAAGTTCATAAAAAGCACATAAAATGTGACTAAGCACATGCGCGCAGTGAGATTCGGGCTCCCAGACGAGCTACAAAGCAGTAATGGGTGTTGTGACTAGGCCATGTCGTGTTCCTTGATTCCAGTTCTCGCCAAGTGTCCTCtcttaaaaattatttttatatttatctAACCAACCTTTGCAGGCCAAGGAAGGCACCTCATCATGGAAGATGTAGCCTGTCAGGCTAACCCAACAAGAGCCACTTTGTTGGCGCTTGACAACGTTCTTTTTGCCTTGGTTGTGAGACGGCGTAGGCAGTTCCTAGGCCAAGTGTCATTACAGCTGTTTGTGTTGAACGAGGTTTCAAGAAGCTACTTCTACTCTGTCGAAGTCCACAGCAGCGTTGGCAATAACATCTGGACGTCGGCCGCCACATGTCCAGGAACAGCATCGAAAGGCGCCTTCCGAATCACAGAGGACTTCTTGCTTGACCTCGCGATCGATGGGAACCTGTGCATGAAAGTCAAAATCTGGCCGTCGCAATAAATTACCAACGGAACCGACCAAAACAAGAACCTGCATATTGTTCTTATTTGATCGTCCCCTGGCTTCCAAGCTTGCTAGAATTAAGCACTTAGCTCGAAGTGgtcgtcctctctctctctctcgtttgctTCCCCCGAGACGTTGCAACGTCTCGGGGGAAGCAAATATGGACAGCGTACACTAAAAAAATCCAAGTTAATCTAAACGTGCGTTTGCACGTTTTTTACAATCTACGCGTGATATCTTTCCACGCTTAAGGAATAACGCCTACTAGGAGTGATCAGCAACCCCTATTCATGCTTAGCCGGCGTGATAGGGACCCCTGTTCCCACGATTAGAGACGGGCCCGGGGGGCGAAGGGGGATGGATTGAGGAGAATCGCCCAGCCCTCCGCCTCCCCTATTCTCGCCATGCGAGGGAGGCAACGAGGAACCACCAGCGCTTGACGGCTTGGGTCTCTTCTCCGAATTACGCGAGCTTTGCTCACTAAGCTCTTCGCAGTCCTCCTCTTTATGGTTAGACGGTGACAGACCAAGACGCTATGGCAGTGGCAGCAGTACGGCTAAGTAGCAGCTCAATATGCTGCAGAGATCGCGCAAGACGTTCCCGCGGGTGACACTGAAACTAATTAAGAAGGGGCTTTAAGGCCCAGCAGGTTTCAACAACGCCAAGGAATGTAAAACGTAAACAAGCCTCGTCGGTATCCTTGCACAAGAAGACGAACGCCCCCTCAACCGCGCTCAGCGGCGTCACGCGTCTAAAGACGGCGAGCCGCCTGCAGGATAGGGACGTCACGACAGCATTTCCCGTAATAAATCTTAATATTTTTGCACTCTTTTCCCGATTGTTGTCTCAAAATACCTgacgaaattatttttgtctGGCCTCTTTCTCTAGAAAAGGCGAATATCCTAAGCAGCGAAACAACAAAAGAGAAAGCATTTTCAGATGGCACAGAAAGGCTTTGTCATCATATGAGCATGATTTAAATATAGAACGCAGTGAATAAATCTCCTAATCTTGTTTGTACCATGATATATTCTTTGATTGTTCTGGCTTTATAAATATTCTTTGATTGTTCTGGCTTTATAATGGCATGCATAAGAATTGGCCCTATGCATCTGGATATGTAATATATTTCGTACATTCGTATAGGCACATCACTAGTGCGTTATTAAGGGATGTGTCATCACCCAACGTTTTCCTGCTCACTACCACTGACGAGGAGCCTTGTTCCCCTCAGACAATGAGAGTTCGTATGAGGTCACTTAGCGGTGTCAGAAAAAAGGTATTTATAACTAGAGTATAATTCTCTAGAGGTGAAAACATGTTTCCTTTAGGCAAAAACGGCAAGTAGTGACCACATGCTTTTTCACTGCTTTAGCACTGATTGCAGGTTCCCATGACATTTCAACAACTGAGCGCTCTTGAAATGTTGTAGCTCGCAAGTTTTTAGAAGCACGCGATCTATGAAAGAGGGTCGACTCAACGCAGTAATGAGAGCACGCTTTGCAAGCCTGCGTCGCAGGCATGCTTTTCAAGCGATGTGTGACGGCTCACAAAACTTCAGTATTTTTGATGCGATCAGAAGGAATCTTTTCCATTTTTGTTGATTTTTATCAATCCTACTTCGAAAGCTCAGTTCGCTTTCAAATGCGACCCGAAAAACAAAGGAACATTGTGCAAAATGCATTTAACTGAGAAGCATAGCTGAGAATGATTTTAGTTTATTATGCTcgacatgaaaataaagtttaaatGTTCGAACACGAATGGCAACGCATTTGATGGAAGGGAAAAAcgagtcaaaaaacacaaaggacaagaggagaggttcgcaccacaacgactggactatcaactggaCCAGTTTGTGTTctttgactgtttttttttccttcaactatgtaccaactggcccggatttcaacccttcggCAACGCATTCGAATTTGAATGTGGAAGCACAAATGAGCTAGAGAAACGTAGTTATGCATTATTGCATGACATTCTGCGTGCACTTCTCATGTGAACTTCCATTGCGTGCATAGATGGCTTTCTGCGGCTGCAAATCTATAGCTGCATAATAAGTACATTTGCAACAGACAGAGTATATTCATGTTCATTGAACACAGTCACACTTGCTCTCTTTGAAACCTTTAAACGAAGTCCTGCGCGCTTCTGGTACCACCCACAAAACAACTTCGAGCTatcatccacagactaacgggctgACAGAGGGATTTCATCGCACGCTTGCCCGCATGGTCGCCGTATATATTCAACCTGACCAGAAAAATTAGGACAAGCTTCTACCATTGGGCactttcgcttacaacacggccgTTCAGCGCACCACCGGCTACTCGGAATTTTGCCTGGTTTACGGACGCTCACCTACTTCCCTTCTCGAggtttctttcttcccttttcaAGGTTTCTGTCAACCCACCTACATCGTTTAGCGAAGAATTCGTTTTACGACTCGCTCAGTGACGCCAGGGTGCTCGCGTTAACACAGCGGCGAGACAACAAGTCGGGAAGATAATTTACAACTTATTTCACCGCGTTCTGTCCTTCCGACCTGGTGACGAGGTACTCCTATTGACGTCCCTTCgaactcctggcttgtgtgacaagttccGACTACGATTCATCGGGCCATACATAGCCAGGGGGCAGAATTCGCCCATCAGTTATCGCGTGACTCCTGTTGCCGCCACAACAGACCGCCGTGGTCGCAGCGCCGAAGTCGTTCACGTTTCCTGCATTGAACTCTTCACGGGGACGTTCTCCGTCGACTTGACCTGCCGCCACGATGGCCGCTTACGCGTGGGATTAGTGTGGGCGTTTATTTTGCACGCCTTCTTTATCTGCATATTATCTTCATCATCCTACGTTGATCGATCTTCAACTTTAGTGCCGtgggatcatcatcatcgggTGTGTACCTCTGCCGGTTCGATGCCGTGTACTCGGGCCAATTGAACGTCCTTTCAACAGAGATGTCATACTATattttttctgaaaaatattCAGTTTTGAAACGTATGCAGACGAGTTAGTTGAGCGGGCAAGTGCTGTCGTGAGAAGCCGAGCCGTTTGCATTTCAGCTGCTCGTGACATTGTATATGCTTGCGCCCCTGCTGATAAAGCGCTAAGAATTCGAAGGCCCCTCCTCACGACTATATTGATGAATTTAATGAATATTCGGTTTGTTGAACACCGAAGTGAATTGGACGATCAGTTCGAGAGTTGCTCTAGAATCCGTGCGCGCGCGCATATTGCCCAGCGGGCCTATCGGTTGTAGCGATTAGTAGGAAAGACGGGAATGGTTGGCAGTCGGTCTCGCGGAAGACGTTTTCGGTGAACTGGTGCGTTCCCCGACCGCGTTGTCCAACAAAGGCAGCAGCGGGCCAGTCGTGCTCATTGACAGCAGGACGCCAGCTACCAACACCACCTTGATGGCCACGCCCACCATTAGCTGCAAAATAAAGCAAGAGAGCAATAACGTCTAGGCTTATTCTGTCTTAGAGTGGCTGCTTTAACGCTAGAAATTCTCAGATTGAAAAATAATTCAAATGTCTAACGTATACAAGACGGGTGATTCAGTTTGACGTGGAGGTTTCCAGTGGTGGCAGAGGAGAAGCTCCTCAGAGATCTGAGCGTAGTTTGTCGCACTGTATAATCTGGTGTAGAAATCTCATAGGAAATAGGACTCATTTTCTAACGTGAGTTATGCACCTTTAGTTAATATATCAATATGCCGGTTTCAACATTTATATGGCGTTCTATTTAGCAAACGCCGTAGTGGGAACATTTCATTTTCTATCATGTTTTGCTCCGTCAGTTATTACATATATACACCAGTTCCCACGTTGGTACCGCATGGTCAGTTTTACAGCTCTCCTGATCATGTAATGACAACTACTTATAGCTATTTCATTGTGTTTATCTAATGAGCAATTTCATAGATGTGAAAAGAATACTGCCTGGAGAAGTGCAATCCCTATATTGTATTAAGTAGTCGGCAGCCTTAGTTACAATATTCATACAGAAGATTCTAACATAATACTAATCATTTAGTTACAACTATATATTCCTATTGATTGTATTTCAGTTAATCTCAAATTCTATTGTGACTTTTATACCTGTGATAGAAAACCAATGCGCCTCTGCCAAAATTGCTGTGGTACTCTATTTAGCAATTTCACAGGAAGTAAATTCCACTTCTTAGCGTGTTCTTATGCCATCAGGTATTACGCAATATTGAGATTGTGGAACTTAAACGCAATATTAATCAAGCAATTACCGTTGTCTGTCCATATTTCATTGTCCTTCAGCAATCTCGTAGAAGTATGTACAAAGCGTACTGTACTAATTCCCATGTTGTATGCACGCGTGCGTTTTGCATCATCAGTGTAATTGTTACGCCAACATACCACCCCTGATAAGGTGGACACTGATTTGGCTTTGCCAGAAGTAGGCCAGAAGCTTAGAACCAGCGGCTCAACCACCCGTACCAGCTGGGTGAGATCGAGTTCCTTGAAGCCGTGTACGAGGACTATAGGCAGCGACATGGGGATCACCAGATTAGTCGAGGCGCACAGCGCGAAGGGCAGGGCGAAGAACTGCGCCTCCTTGTCCGTGCGTGACGCCTGCGCAAAGTGGAATGCACTGCTTCGGCATTGGAACAATCTGGGTCAAAAGTGGAATGCACTGCTTCGACATTGGAACAATCTGGGTCAAACGTGGAATGCACTGCTTCGGCATTGGAACAATCTGGGTCAAAAGTGGTATGCACTGCTTCGGCATTGGAACAATCTGGGTCAAAAGTGGAATGCACTGCTTCGGCATTGGAACAATCTGGGTCAAAAGTGGAATGCACTGCTTCGGCATTGGAACAATCTGGGTCAAAAGTAGAATGCACTGCTTCGGCATTGGAACAATCTGGGTCACAAAGCCCCGCCGGGCACGGGCACCTGTCTACAGCACGGAGTTTGTGGCAATTTTTACTATTTACATCGTTATAGCGAAAGAAATACTGACAATTGAAGGGAAAAGCACGAAAGAGGCTTCCGACTTTCAACTGGACTCAGCGTTTGTGCTGTCGTCATATCATCGCTCGTACATGTTTTTCCCCTTAGTTTCTTTTATGACAATGTTTAGTTGCAACCAGAACCTACTATACTCGATGAAAACTTCCTGTGGCAGCACAGCCAAAGCTATCTGCACGCGCCCTCACGTGTGGAGCTTCTGCTCTTGTGTTACTATGCCATGTAGTGCCAACGTTTCGTTGGCGGCTTACAGGACCAGGAGAACCAGACGTCGACACCGCAAAACCAGAAAACTAGGAACCGCAAGAAACGGAAATCGTTTTCCTAAGCAAGAATTTTTTCTGCTACAAAATGAAtcttaaacaaaaaagaagaattgTAATTGGCACGCTTTGTTTTACGCTGCGTAACTTCCGGTTGCTTACATTCGCGGACTGCCTCCAGATGCGCAGTGAAGAAATGCGTGCTTCGGCTCCATAGCGTTGGCTGCGCTGCCATAAAAAGCTGTCGCCAGGCACAGTGTGCGTCCCTTTAACTCTTACAGCGACCTGCGCGTTAAGGTGTGCGTTTTCGCCGTTGGTCGCACAAGAGTGCGCCTTGAGGCAACTCGTTTTTTGAGCGCACGTTGCCAGATCGTATCGCCGCCGTCGCTGTTCCTGTCTCTCGTAGTATGATTAGCATCGACATCTCCTTTTCTATATCAGCGGCACCGCACCACGCCATGCGGGGCCCCAGATGGCGCCCAGTCTTAATCCCCTTGTGTGCCATAACTACAACCGGAATAGAATAACGTGAAGGTTGCTTGGCTATTCAGAAACCCTTATTGGATGGGCATAAAGCTATCTCGACCCAGCTCTCGCAAAGTTCCTGTCTTGGGCTTTTTAATTGTCCCGCTCGCGGCGGACAGAACAACTATTCTACGGCATGTGACACACCATGAGCACTCAGGCGTTGCCAAAGGGTTTCACAAGGACTAACAGAGGACATCGCTGTTAAGCTTCGGTGATTTGTCAGGGGCAGCGTGTATTATTCAGCGCTACATGCGCGATGGCCGTAGACGAAGAGAATGCGGAGTCTCTCACGACGACGTGTGCCAGAGGAAGCAGGGCCTCGGCGATCGCGTCCGCCGTGCTGACCTCGGCGACAAGACAGATGGCCAGGCAGAGCAGCGCCTGGTTCATCAGCGGCGACCGCTGCTGCCAGAAGTTGTCACTCACGCCACGCACCAGGCCGCCCAGAAGATCGCACTCCTGCGCCACCCAGCACGTACACCATCAATGTACCT is a window from the Dermacentor variabilis isolate Ectoservices chromosome 3, ASM5094787v1, whole genome shotgun sequence genome containing:
- the LOC142573979 gene encoding uncharacterized protein LOC142573979 — its product is MLLSTGPMGQLQWMLIAIPGSVVAFLLSCCYFYTKNLSPYEPNNPEENSVVQSAAKTRLKLLSTPIPGKIKQQQWSQSHYISRAASTYLMLLVISVLSDFLALQLSFLAVLNLAAASLYQLMSRAPTSLAPDGRRVTPPWDVVFIAGGAQAISRFTSECDLLGGLVRGVSDNFWQQRSPLMNQALLCLAICLVAEVSTADAIAEALLPLAHVVASRTDKEAQFFALPFALCASTNLVIPMSLPIVLVHGFKELDLTQLLMVGVAIKVVLVAGVLLSMSTTGPLLPLLDNAVGERTSSPKTSSARPTANHSRLSY